The following is a genomic window from Antechinus flavipes isolate AdamAnt ecotype Samford, QLD, Australia chromosome 3, AdamAnt_v2, whole genome shotgun sequence.
GTCACCATTGCAGAAACAttacccccttcccctccccaattgACGTGGCTCATAGATaggaagtctctctctctctctgtctctgtctctctctgtctctgtctctctctttctctctctgtatctctgtctctctctctctctctctctgtctctgtctctctctgtcactctctctgtctctctctctgtgtgtcactctctctgtgtgtcactctctctgtctctgtctctcttttgtctcctctctctctcctctgtctctctgtctctctctcgtctctctctctctctctctatctctctgtctctgtctctctctctctttgtctgcctgtctctctttctttgtctcctctctctctctctaaagctttttgttttcagaacataagcagataatttttcaccactgacccttacctaaccttgtgttccagatttccccctccttccccctctcccctcccctagatgacaagcaatccaatatatgttaaacatattaaaaaataagttaaaccCAACATATGCGGACATATTTAtccaattatcttgctgcacacacgggaaaaatcaaataaaaaaggaaaaaaattaagaaagaaaacaaaaagcaagcaaacgacaacaaaaagagtcagagtgctatgttgtgatccacactcaggaAGTCTCCTGACATAAGAGTTTAAAGGAGAGGTACAAAACTGAGTGACTCGGAAGGTCCAAGGGGGAAGACTCCCTGGAGGAGGTGACCTTTGGGGCAGGCTGAAGGTCAAGGTTTGAGGGACAGTCCATCTCTTATAAGCCATGGAGCTTTGGGCaaaatctctttccctttcctggcCTCAGTTTTACTCTGTAAAAGAGAGATTTGGAGCTGATCCCTTCCAGTTTTttctctgccctgggaagaggCAGGCAGGGCTAAGTTgctagtatctgaggttggatttgaactcaggccgggtgctctctccactgcccccctgcccctgccccctgGTCTCTTCTGTTTTTAAGTCCTCTCGTGCTCTATcccctttctgagtctcagtttcttcattcataaagaCCAGATGAGCTCGAGCTAGCTCTGTGTCTGTGGCCGCAGCAGAGGCCCGGCCTCCTTTTCACTTGGATTCTTCTCTCCCCGTGCCAGAGCCTCCGTCGAGAGATCCAGGGGCACCGAGGCCGGGTGGAGGAGGTGCTGGAACGGGCCGGGGCGCTGGCCTCCCTGCGCAGCCCAGAGGCCGAGGTGGTGAGCCAGAGTCTGGAGCGTCTGCAGGGCCTGTGGAGCTCCCTGCAGGAGGAGGCTGAGCGGAGGCAGCAGGTGCTGGACGCTGCCTTCCAGGTGGAGCAGTACTACTTCGACATGTCGGAGGTGGAGGCCTGGTTGGGGGAGCAGGAGCTGCTACTGATGAGCGAAGAGACGGGCAAGGTTGGCCTGGACAAGGTTCCCCAGGGAGGGGAGTCACGGGGACCCGGGGAGGGCTGTCCCCATTCGGCCCCTTCCACAGCCTCCGAAGGGAGGAGAGAATGCTCATAATCTGCCCTTGATACACGGACAAGCTCCTCGTCCTCCCTGACCCTCAGTCTCCTCTGTTCAATGAGGGTGGGCTGGATGATTGTCTCTAAGAGCCCTTCCGACTCTAGTCCTCTGATCCCATGAATCTCTGcgggcctcggtttcctcatctgtcaaacgaGGGCCTCTACCTCCCTTCCCTGATCCCGGGATCCTCTCTCCTTTGGAGGTCCCGGTGGGACAGTGGTCTGCCCCCCCCATCATTCTTTCCGGGCCCACAGGATGAGCAGAGCACCCTCCAGCTCCTGAAGAAGCACCTGCTGCTGGAACAAAGCATTGAGAATTATGAGGAGAGCATCGCCCAGCTGTCCCGCCAGTGTCGTTCCCTGCTGGAGATGGGGCATCCGGACAGGTGGGCGGCGCGCGCCCCGCAGTTCCCGCAGAGAGCGCAGGCGCGGCCGCTCTCCGTTCTAGCTGGGAGAGGGGGGATCCCGGGGTGGCAAGTCTTTGACTCTGGCATCGCCTGCGCTGCTCAGGGTCACTGGCCAGCCCCCAGAAAGCTCGGATTTACAGGGGGAGGAGACAAAGCCCCTGGGCAAAGGCCAGGGCAGGATGGTTCAGTGGATATGCCGCAGTCTCCAGAGTCCggaaagcctgaattcaaattctggggTTCGGGTTCTTCTTAAGGCCCGGACGGCCACGGGGGTCCCTCCTAGCTCTAGACCCTGCCGCCTCTTGTCCCTCAGTGAGCAGATCAGCCGACGGCAGTCTCAGGTGGACCGCCTGTACGTGGCCCTGAAGGAGCTGGGGGAGGAACGGCGCGCGCGGCTGGAGCAGCAGTACTGGCTGTATCAGCTGAGCCGCCAGGTGGACGAGCTGGAGCACTGGATTGCGGAGAAGGAGGTGGTGGCCGGCTCCCCCGAGCTGGGCCAGGACTTCGAGCACGTCACGGTGAGTGTGGGCGCGGGACGGCCCAGGAAGCCAGCTGGAGGATCCGGGAGGAGCGGGGGTTGGGGAAGTCACGCACACGCTCGGGTAGCCGGGACCCAGAGTTGGGCCGACCCCCAATATCCCAGGGTTTGTTCTTGGGAGCTAAAaggaccaggggtcctcaaactttttaaataggggccagttcactgtccctcagactgtgggagggctggactctagtaaaaacaaaaactgttttgtgggcctttaaataaagaaacttcctagccggtgagggggataaacgtcctcagctgccgcatctggcccgcgggccgcagtttgaggacccctgggttCGGTCTCGCGTGAAAGAGAGGGACTATGGGAGGATGTTCCCAGGGTTGTGAGGGACCCAGGCTAGTAATGGGAACTAAATCAGGAAGGGCTCTGCTTCTTCTACCTGGCGTGGGGGTAAAGGGGAGCCTGGGAGATCGGAGGATTCAGAGCTCGAGAAGATCCTCGAGGCGACCGAGTCCCGTCCCACCCTCCCTGCCCCACTCAGGTCCTGCAAGAGAAGTTCACCGAGTTCGCCAGCGAGACGGGCAACGCCGGGCGGGAGAGGCTCGCCGCCGTCAATCAGATGGTGGACGAGCTGATCGAGTGCGGCCACACGGCCGCCGCCACCATGGCCGAATGGAAGGACGGGCTCAACGAGGCCTGGGCCGAGCTGCTGGAGCTCATGGGCACGCGCGCCCAGCTGCTGGCCGCCTCTCGCGAGCTGCACAAGTTCTTCAGCGACGCCCGCGAGCTGCAGAGCCAGATCGAGGAGAAGCGCAGGCGGCTGCCCCGCCTGACGGCCCCTCCGGAGCCGAGGTCCAACGCGGGCAGCGTGCAGCGGGCGCTGAGGGCCTTCGAGCACGACCTGCAGCTGCTCGTGTCCCAGGTGAGGCTCCGGAGCGGAGCAGGAGGCTCCGTCTCTACTTCTGTAAAGTGGAAATAGTAGGGCCCACATCACCTGCTTTCCAGGCTCAGCTTGTCATGGGACGGGGGGGGGAGGGTTTAAGTCTTAAAGCATCAGGGAGATGGGCTTAGTGGCAGTGATATTCAGTAAGCCTGAAATAAGGAGGATTTGCATCCAGATCCCGGCTCAGGGACATCCTCGCTGggtgatcttaggtaagtcatttccctcaaaaaatccttctttctaaaatgggggtggaggggaggagaggacagCATGGATTAGCTCAGCTCTAATGACCTTCTAGCTCTCCCTCCTGTGATCTCAGCTGTGTAACTCGGGCATGTCACTCTCCCCACCCGAGACTTTCTTCTGTAAGAacaggaggcagctaggtggcagagtggatagagccccagccccgaagtcaggaggacttgagttcaaatctggcatttaacactttctggctgtgtgaccttgggcaagtcacttaaccccccttgcctcagaggggaaaaaagaatagggATAATAGTATTCCTCTTGTAAAAATGTGATCTGTTGTCATTTGAGGCAATCGGGAACGAGCtcctgagtgtctgaggctggatttgaactcctggcCTCTTGATGCCAAGAGCACTGCTCTAGCTGCCCCTTGATTTGTTGTTAATATCTTTCTAGAAGCCTTGAATGAGAGGGCTCTGGGTTCGAATCCCAACCCTGCTGTTGAGTACAAACCGTTTCCATTCTCAGAGTTTGCTTCTagaaagtgtgtgtggggggttaTTCTCCAGGGCCTCTGCCAGTCCTGTGTACCATGTTCCTACAAGAAGCTCTCCAGGGAGCACGAGCAGCTGACTGGGAAACGGCCCCAGAGGGCCCCAGACCTGCTCCCAAACGTGGCAGGGCCCAGAGGCCCGGAGCCCCCCGAGCCGGGGCGGCCTGCTGCGTGGCCCAAGGAAGGGGCTTGAGTGGCCAGGCTGAGACTGCAGGTTACAAGCCTCCCCCCTCGCCCGCTCTGAACCTCTTCCGGCCGGGCCGGGGAGGCTCCCTGGAGGAGGCCGCCAGGGGATGTTTGGGGATTTCTCCACATCAGTGTCTCCCTGGTTACCGAGTCACGCTCCTTGTGAAAATCCCGGCAGCGAGGACGGGAAAAGAAGGCTGTGTGTGTGTCAGGCAGAATGTAGAGTTCTGCCCCCCTAGGGGGGACCCTTGTGGACACCCCAGTACAGCAAAGGGGTGAGGCTTGCACACAGGTCGCTGGAATACCCAGAATGCTTTAATGAATGCGTCAGAGAGCCACAGAGCAGGGGATTGCGTAACATCCAAGGGAGAACCATGTCATTAATCTGGAGCCAAGCAAGAAACactgataataatgatgacaagGGGAGTAATAACAGCTAATGTCGATTTACAGATTACAGATATATCTTCTTTaatgctcacaacaaccctaagaggcAAGTGctgtgattatccccattttacagatgaggaaactgaggcagccaggttaagtcaatcagtaaacattttaaaCGCCTcctaccaggcactgtgctaagttctagggataaaaagagtcaaaagacaatccttgcccTTAAAAagctaatgggaaagacaacatgtcAACAAAGATCCAAAGCCAACTATATACAGGACAAGTAGAAGATGATTAACAGGGGGAAGGCACTagatttttaataatcttttagtttcttcatttccacataaagacaattttaaaaatccttttgttttttatttcatccatttttttctttccctatgtcACCTTCTTCCTCTCTGAGACAATAAGCAACCTGAGACAGGTTATACGTGTTCTGAAGCGGATTAGTTATGTTGCGAAAGAAGACACggacacaaagggaaaaaaaaactacacacaAAAAAGATGGGAAGTCAGGGGCAGCCGGTTGGTGCAGTGGTCTGCTTCGCTCTGCACTCAGATCCCATCAGCCATTTCACTGGATGTGGCTAGTGCTTTTGATCatggtcctttggaattgtcttggatcattgcattgctgagaatagctcagtcattcacagttgatcatttttGACAATGTTACTGTTACCTCGTACAGTGTTCCGGAGTTGtccatttcactctgcatcagtttgcAGCGGGTTTTTCTGTCTGGTTGTTGtgcatttcactctgcatcagtttgcAGCGGGTTTTTCTGTCTGGTTGTTGtgcatttcattctgcatcagtttgcAGCGGGTTTTTCTGTCTGGTTGTTGtgcatttcattctgcatcagtttgcAGCGGGTTTTTCTGTTCCGGTGTTGTGCATTTCCCTCTGTATCATTTTGCAGCGGGTTTTTCTGTCTGGTTGTTGtgcatttcattctgcatcagtttgcAGCGGGTTTTTCTGTTCCAGTGTTGTGCATTTCCCTCTGCATCAATTTGCAGCGGAGTTTTTCTGTTccggtgctgctcatttcactctgcatcagtttgcAGTGGGTTTTTTTGTTCCGATGTTGTGCATTTCCCTCTGCATCAGTTTGCAGCGGGTTTTTCTGTCCAGTGTTGtgcatttcactcagcatcagtttgcaGCAGGTTTTTCTGTTccggtgctgctcatttcactctgcatcagtttgcAGCGGGTTTTTCTGTGTCGGGGTTGTGCATtacactttgcatcagtttgcaGCGGGGTTTTTCTCTTCCCGTGTTGTGCATTTCCCTCTGCATCAGTTTGCAGCAGATTTTTCTGTTCCGGTGTTGTGCATTTCCCTCTGCATCATTTTACAGCAGGTTTTTCTGttctggtgctgctcatttcactctgcatcagtttgcAGCGGGTTTTTCTGTTCGGGTGTTGTGCatttcactctacatcagtttGCAGCTTagggtttttttctgaaatctgcctgctcatcttttcatatagcacaatagtatcccatcacaATAATATAACCCAGCTAGTCCAACCATTCCCCTATGGATGGACATggcctcaatttccaattctcggaaggcactagaattaagagggattggagaAGGCTTCCAAGAAACAAATAGAGCAGATTCTAtctagttgggacttaaaagaaggcAGGGAGGTCCATGTTCAAAGTGGAGGACAAGAGAGGATTCTAGGCCCTTggggatagccagagaaaaaGCCGGGTTGAGAAAGAACAAGCATTTTGCTCACGGAACAGCCCGGGGGCAGATGGAACTGAATCAAAGAGGATATGTCAGGGAGTAAGATGTAAAAGGACTAGAAAGGTAGATTAGGTGCCGTGTCCAGACATCCACATGAGCAGAGGCTGCCCAGGGGCACACATCAGGGCAGCGTCAGAAGCATCAGCGTCCAGCTCATTGGACAACCAACCCTATGGTTTGTCCTCACTCAGgaacccccccccccttctcctttcATCAGGTACGGCAGCTCCAGGAGGGGGCAGCCCAGCTGCGGACCGTGTATGCGGGGGAGCACGCCGAggccatccaggggagggagcAGGAGGTTCTGCAAGGCTGGCGGGAGCTCCTGGCTGCCTGCGAGGACGCCAGGCTGCACGTCAGCTCCACGGCGGATGCCCTCCGTTTTCACAGTCAGGCCCGAGAGCTGCTGACTTGGATGGAAGGCATCGTGGGCCAGATCGGGGCCACTGACAAACCCAGGTGGGGACCCTCCCGTCCTGTCCCTGCCCTTGCTAACCAGCAGCCAAGCCCAGGCAGGGATGCGAGGGCCAGAGGGAGGGTCAGCGCACCGTCTTAGCCAATCAAGCAGAGAATCTTAAAGCCGGCCCTGTTCCCAGCTAGTCCAACCTGAATGGGAAGGTTCTAGGTACTGTCTCTGACCAATAATCATCCAGTGGCCTGTAATGACAGGAACTTCCTTCCCATCTCCTGAAGCAGCCCGTTTTTACCGTGGAACATCTCTGATGGTTAGCGTCCTTTCCTTTCATCAAGTGGGTTTTCTTTTCTGAGCGTCTCTCTCCTCCCATCCCCCAGAGATGTGTCATCGGTGGAGGTGCTAATGAACTATCATCAAGGCCTGAAGAGTGAAATTGAGGCCCGGGGCCCAGAGCTGGCCTCCTGTCTGGAGCTGGGCCGTTCCCTGTTGCTTAGCAAGAGCCCTATGGCCGATGAGGTGGGGAGGGGCCGGGGGGGCGAGGGGGACCCCCCATTATTGACCAGGGATTGGGATACGTGGGGAGGCCGGGGAGTTCCTGGAGACCTTGTTCCCTCCCCTGACTCTTCCCCCCAACTCACCCCTCTTCCCTGTAGATCCAGGCCCAGCTGGACAAATTAGTGTCACGGAAAGAGGCGATGACGGATAAGTGGGACCAGCACTGGGAGTGGCTGCAGCAGAGTGAGTGGACCTCTGAAGCCCCTCCATGCATGTCTGCTCCCTGCTGGGAGAGCTGCCGAAGCCAGTGATAGAAGGGTGGGGGGCAGGTATTCAAGAACAGGTAGAGAAAGGGGTCACTGCTGAACAGGAACATCTGGGGGGGCTGCTCATAATGCACCAGGGAGATCCAGACTTGGGGGAAAGGCCCGAGGCATTCTGGGATGGGGGTGGCCAGTAGGAGTGTCCCTCAGGTGGCCACAGTTAAGGCGAATGGGTTAGGATTTAAGTGTCAGAGTAGGAAGGTGCCAGCCCCTTCCATGCGCCAACCTCCGAGGGGGCTCTCGACCTCATCTCCTGCTGCCCATTAGCAACCACTGGTGGGCCCTCGTGCCCAGGGGAGGCCCGTGAGGGCCACTGGAGCGGGTCAGGCACCTGGAGCCCTGTCTCACCCCCTCCGGGGTGGGCTGGGGCAGGGGTGGAAGTGAGCCCcccatccctccctttctcctgccTGCCCCACGCCCCACTCAGTGCTGGAGGTACACCAGTTTGCGCAGGAGGCCGTGGTGGCCGACGCCTGGCTAAATGCTCAGGAGCCTCTGCTGCAGAGCCGGGAGCTGGGCAGCAGCGTGGACGAGGTGGAGCAGCTGATCCGGCGGCACGAGGCCTTCCGCAAGGCGGCGGCGGCCTGGGAAGAGCGCTTCAGCTCCCTCCGACGCCTCACCACGGTCAGCCCTCCTCCGCCCCTTTCCCGCCCCGCCTCCGCTTGGTCCCGGGGGCAGGGCAGCCTGACAGCCTCCCTCTGCCTTCTCTAGATCGAGAAGCTGAAGGCTGAGCAGAGCAAGCAGCCTCCCACGCCCCTTTTGGGCCGCAAGATCTTCGGGGATCCCACGGAGCTGGCGGCCAAGGCGGCGCCCCTGCTGCGGCCCGGGCCCTATGAGCGAGCCCTGGATCCGCTGGGCAGGAGGAGCCCGGAGCCCCTGGCCCTCCCCAGCCGACTGGACTCGGCCCTGGCTGAAGGCCGAGCCAGGGTGGGCTACGTGCGGCAGGAACTGAAGCCGGAGAGGTTACAGCCGAGGCTCGACCGGCTCTACGAGAGCGCAGGAGAAGTCCTGTCTGGGCTCGCGGCGGGGGCGACGGCCGCGGCCGGGGCCGCGGTGGAGGAGGCCATTGCGCCGCGGCGGGAGAGGCTCGAGGCTCGAGGGGCGGCCCCGGTGGAGGTCACGGTGGAGCGGGGCCGCCCCGAGCGCCAAGTGTCCACCGACCTGGAGGTGGGCCGCGTGGAGGAGCTGCCTCGGCGGAGGGCGGACAGGCACCCGGAAAGGCAAGAGGCCGTTGAACACGAGCCCAAGCCGGCGGCTAGCCTTACTCTGGGCCGCTACGAGCAGCAGGAAAGGCGGAGGGAACGCCGAGAGAGGAGGCTGGAGCGCCAGGAGTCCAGTGAGCAGGAGACCCCCCGAACGGACCCTGCCCGCGGGTGAGTGGGAAGCCCCGCCCCCCGCCGATGATTGGGCCTGTCAGAGCCAGCGGCCACTCACCTCGTACCTCAGCTGGAGAAGCTCCCTGGGAGCTCGGGATTCCCTGGGCAGGCCGAGGGTCCCCAGGCTCCACCCCTTGCTCCTCATTGGGCATCCTCCCTTTCAGCCCCGCCTCCCCGTTTACCCCAGAAGCAGCATAAGGCTCTAGACAAACTGAGAATGGAACTGGGTTTGGCGATGTAGCTGGCTCGCTAGCTTCGGCCCTAGGGCCCAACTGGCCGTTTGGGGTCCGCGTCCCCAGTGCCGGATTCCGAAATCTGGGCATTGCTGCTGTGTGAGGTCCTGGAGGGGTCTTCCAGCCAGCCAGCCGTAAAGCCACAGACATGTATTATTAAAAACCTGTGTGCCAGGCGCTGGGCGAAGAGCTTTCCCTTATCTCCAGGGGAAATATCCTGGGCACATTTAAACAGATTGAGATTGAAGGTAGAAATCATTTATCGAGCGCTTGTTATGGACCAGGCTGAAGATCTGAAACTCAGCCCAACTGAATGCTGGTTAAtcggggtggggagagagaggctGGCCGCTGGGGGAAGGGCGCAGAGCAGGAAAGGCAAAGCTTCTAAGAGAGCTGATGGCTGGTTCCCAATCCTGGGGCTCACGTCCCCCCCAACCTTCTTCTCCAGGAAGGCCACTCTGGCGGATATCGTGGAGCAGCTCCAGGAGAAGGAGTCAAGCACGGGGCCTGCGGCCAACATCCCTGTCACTGCCACTGCGGGGGTAAATCCGGCAGCCAGGGGAGGTGGGCTTGAGTGGGTGCAGGGAGGCCTCGGGGTTCACTGGCTAATGCCGCCTCAGCCTCCGGCGCCGGGGCGGCCTAAAGCCTCTTTTGCTCCTCCAGCCCTCTCTCCCCCAATCCCGGGAACTCCCACCCTCGTTCCCCGAGAGGATGCCCCGTCCCGACCGGCCCCGTGCCCGCGACCGGCCCAAGCCCCGACGGCGTCCTCGGCCGCGGGACCCCAGCGGCGAAGGCGGCGGGGCGGGGAGGAGGTCTCGCTCGGCCCCAGCCCAGGGCACCAGCGCCCCGCCCCCTCCGCCGCCCAGCCACACGGTCCAGCGAGAGGGCTTCTTGCTTCGCAAGAGAGAGCTGGAGGGACCCAACCGCAAGGCGTCCAACAGGTGAGGCGGGGCCGGCTGAATTGCCTGGTCCAGCTGGGCAGAGGGACCCCAAAGGGAAGTGGAAGCCTAATGGAGCAAGTGGCATTTCTCTTCGTCCCTGATTCCCCTCCTCCGTGGTCTCTAAAGTGTGGATCTTCAGAGATGGGGAAGAGGTACCTGGTGGTTTATTCCAGACTGATGGAAAGCAGGGAAGCCAATTTAGGAGGCTGGCCCAGTAACTGAAGCAGATGGGGAATAACTGGGGCCCCAGAGACCCCCCTGGACTTCTTCTCTACCCTCCCTTCCCAGGTCGTGGATGAATTTGTACTGTGTGCTCAACAAAGGTGACCTGGGCTTCTACAAAGACGCCAAGGGCCCATCATCGGGCGGCACTCACGGAGGAGAGCCTCTGCTCAGCCTGCACAATGCCATCTGTGAGGTGGCCAGtgactacaaaaagaaaaagaatgttttcaaACTCAAGTAAGCTTGCCAGCCCAGGGAGCCAGGAGGGCCAACTTCTAGCCTAAACAGCCCTAGATCTTGCaaatgattctgggaaagtcgTTTCCCTCTCCAGCCTCAAGCTGTTTCCTCACTCATTTCGCAAGCACTTGTTAAGTGCCTGCCTTGTGGACAATATGGCAGGGAGATAGTTCTCCTCATGTCTagcccctgccctcaggaagcttaggATCTAGTAAATGGGAGAACTACAGACAGGTTACTTGATGCATGATATTTCATGGTAAGGCCCATTACACTATTGGGGTCATCGAGGAACTCTTCATGGAAATGTAGTTCTTGCATTTGGCCTTTAAGGGGGTGAGTTTGAATGGGATGGGCAGCCGGGCTCTGGTTTGGGGTGGAGGGTGACTGCCCACTTatgcctcccctttcctccctacAGGACCCACGATGGCAGCGAATTCCTTCTCCAAGCCAAAGATGAGGTAAGGGACGGCTTCTGTTTAAGGAGACGAGGCTGTTGAGGGAGTTCAGACCAGTCCTCTCCCCTGGGTCAAGGGAAGAACCATTAGCTCGTGTTCTATTCAACCATtcgattcaacaaatatttatttcccaTTTAGGTCCCTTCCACTGGGTGGAATGAGAAACAATAGAGCTCCCTAAGGGAGCTTATATTCCACAGAGGGAGGCAAATAAATACTTGCCTTTCACACagctggcatttaataaatgctcttttgaATGAGTGAATGATCCAAAATATGCCCAAAGAAGATAGCGAGTGAAAGGGGACCAAGAAATCTGAATGTTGAGGGGGGGAGAAAGCACTTTCAGCTGTGCTGATGAGAGAAGACAGGAGGAGAGATTGAGCTCTGAATGTGAAAGAAAGGGATTCTGGGAGGCGAATGCCTGGAGGGGTGCATGGGGCAGGATGAGGTTGGGAAAGTGCTTAAAGCAGAGGGTGAAGGACCCCAAGACTGGAAGGGAGGCTTTAtttagattatgaagggctttggatGCCAGGCTGGCAATTAGCACTTTATTCTTCACGTGAGAGGGACCCCGGAGAATTGTATGAGAAGAGTGTCGGGTGGGACTTGTGCCTTAGGAAAAGGACGTGGGCATCTTTGGGCTGGAGGCCGGGAGGCCAGGTGCCATGTCTGGGGGAGGATGCCCCCTTTTTGTCGTCCCCGATCCTGGGTCCCCTCACTTCCTTTCGGACGCGCTGGCCCCAAGGAGCCACGTGCAGAAGAGATGTCCGCACTTTGCGATTGGGCCGAGGGCGGGGCTCAGGCTAAGCCCCGCCCCCggccccaccccccacccccgtcCCCAGGAGGAAATGAAGGGCTGGCTGCAGGCCGTGGAGAGCTCGGTGGCGGAGCACGCGGAGATCTCCCGCTGGAGCCAGACGCTGCCCACCACTTCTTCCACCGACGAGGCTAACCCGAGGCCGGAGGGCCCGGGCTCCCGGAGAGCGAGCGGCCGCCGGAAGTGACCCCGCCCCGGGGTCTCCGCCACTCCGCCGGCCCCGGGCCTTACCCCCGCGGGCAGGCCCACCCCGAGGGCCCTGAACCACACTGAGACGTCTTACCTTCCGCCTTCCCCGCCTCCACCCGCCCGGGCCCCGGACACTCGGCCCTTCTCCCTCTGACGTGGGGAGACGCCCCCTGGGCCGGCGGGCCCCGAGATCCGCGGACGCTGACACGAGGGGGACACGAGGGGGAAGGGTCGGGTGCCCTCTCCCAGCCCGGGGGGTGCCTCATGCCATCGGCCCCTTGCTGGAGGCCCGCCCTCACAAGCCATATCGCTGTTCCGTCCCCTTCCCCCGGGTCttgggcttcatttttttttatgcaataaatgaggtggggggaggggacacGGGGGAGTAGTCTGCGTCTGAgcgggggagagggaggggagagcaaACTGAGCCAAGCCTCCCTTCCCCTCGGACTCCTTCCTGCCCTCCAGGGTCCTTGGCCCGGAGGAAGGGACGGGAGGACCCTCCGACGTGTGGAAGCAATCAAGCCACCTCAGCCCCGCGTTTTTTCCGGGGACGGGGAGCACAATGCTGTCAGGAGATCGGGGTGGGTGGACGGAGGCCTGTGGGGGGGCCAGTGAGGCCTGCCCTCTCCCTGGGGACCCGGGGCGCCCCTCGGGGCGGCCAGCCCAGGGTGCTGGGGATGCGGGGGTCCCTCCTCTGCCTTTACCTCACTTCCAAAGCTGCCTTGTTCTGCCTACGGGCCGGTAGggtgaggggggaggagaggggaccCCGCAGCCTGACCCCCCCCCCATCTCCCATGCTCAGCGCCATCCATTTGTTTGCAATCCTCCATCCCTCCATGGACCTTCCTCTCATCTACCTGTAGAGACTCCGACTGCTTTCCATAGGATTTGCGGGAAGGGTCTGATCCCCTCCAGGTGCCCCCAAAGCGGGAAGGGAGCTCCTGAGGCCTGCCAACCATGCACGGCCGGGCGCCGCTGCCCCTGCATGCTCCATGCCGGGCACCCTCCCCCAGCCTCAGGAAGGGGCTGGCAGCGGGGTCGCCCCaggctggggggagggagagggagggccGCGGCCCCGGCGCACTGTATGCACCTTTAATAAACCCTTGCTCTGTCCAGTctctgctgctgttgctgcccCTGCTCTTTGGATTGGGGGGCGCCTGGGGATGGAGTCGGGGTGGTGAGGGGTGGGGTCTGCTTGGCAGAAAATAGCAGGATCTAGGTCCCAGGCCCCAAACCCGGGGCTGAATGTGGGCCTTCTGCCCGCCTCACTGCTCATCTCAGAGGCCCCAAAGCC
Proteins encoded in this region:
- the SPTBN4 gene encoding spectrin beta chain, non-erythrocytic 4 isoform X3, yielding MLMARDSTREEGHKLRKRWLRHQAFMAELAQNKEWLEKIEKEGQQLMQEKPELASSVQKKLGEIRQCWAELESTTQAKARQLFEASQADQLVQSFAELDKRLMHMESQLQGVDPGGDLATVTSQLKKLQTMESQVEEWCREVGELQAQTAALPLEPASKELVGERQTAVGTRIVRLIEPLKERRRLLLASKELHQVAHDLEDEIAWVQERLPLATQTDKGNSLQSVQQLIKKNQSLRREIQGHRGRVEEVLERAGALASLRSPEAEVVSQSLERLQGLWSSLQEEAERRQQVLDAAFQVEQYYFDMSEVEAWLGEQELLLMSEETGKDEQSTLQLLKKHLLLEQSIENYEESIAQLSRQCRSLLEMGHPDSEQISRRQSQVDRLYVALKELGEERRARLEQQYWLYQLSRQVDELEHWIAEKEVVAGSPELGQDFEHVTVLQEKFTEFASETGNAGRERLAAVNQMVDELIECGHTAAATMAEWKDGLNEAWAELLELMGTRAQLLAASRELHKFFSDARELQSQIEEKRRRLPRLTAPPEPRSNAGSVQRALRAFEHDLQLLVSQVRQLQEGAAQLRTVYAGEHAEAIQGREQEVLQGWRELLAACEDARLHVSSTADALRFHSQARELLTWMEGIVGQIGATDKPRDVSSVEVLMNYHQGLKSEIEARGPELASCLELGRSLLLSKSPMADEIQAQLDKLVSRKEAMTDKWDQHWEWLQQMLEVHQFAQEAVVADAWLNAQEPLLQSRELGSSVDEVEQLIRRHEAFRKAAAAWEERFSSLRRLTTIEKLKAEQSKQPPTPLLGRKIFGDPTELAAKAAPLLRPGPYERALDPLGRRSPEPLALPSRLDSALAEGRARVGYVRQELKPERLQPRLDRLYESAGEVLSGLAAGATAAAGAAVEEAIAPRRERLEARGAAPVEVTVERGRPERQVSTDLEVGRVEELPRRRADRHPERQEAVEHEPKPAASLTLGRYEQQERRRERRERRLERQESSEQETPRTDPARGKATLADIVEQLQEKESSTGPAANIPVTATAGPSLPQSRELPPSFPERMPRPDRPRARDRPKPRRRPRPRDPSGEGGGAGRRSRSAPAQGTSAPPPPPPSHTVQREGFLLRKRELEGPNRKASNRSWMNLYCVLNKGDLGFYKDAKGPSSGGTHGGEPLLSLHNAICEVASDYKKKKNVFKLKTHDGSEFLLQAKDEEEMKGWLQAVESSVAEHAEISRWSQTLPTTSSTDEANPRPEGPGSRRASGRRK